The Rhizobium rhizogenes sequence TGCGCAATCGGAAGATGCCACCCGCCCCGATATGGTTCTTGATATCATCGACCGGGCTGTGGCCACTTCGGCGGGCGCGGGCTTCCATTTCGACAGTGCCGGCCGTTTCGGCCATATCCTCGATCCGCGCACTGGCCTGACGGCAAGCCGTTATGCCCGTATTTCCGTCGTGGCCGACGATGCCGCCACCGCCGACGCCCTGTCGACCGCCTTCAGCCTGATGGATGCGCGGCGGATCGAGACGCTGCGCGCCTCGCTTGGCAATGTGGAGGTCCACCTGCGCGCCTGAGCGTAGCAGACCGCCGCTCCTCATCGCGCCGCAACCGGCACGGTGACGGGGAAACCGTCGGAATGGACGATAGGTGCCACGCAGATATCGTCGCGGCTCAGCACCGCCTTATGGCTACCGCAGGCCACCAGCCTGCCGCCTTGAAGCGGAAGCAGGTTCGGCGCATGGCGGGGCGGGGCAAGGTTGGGGTCGTGCGTGGTCTCCGATGCCGGCGGAGACTGGGTGGATGAACTGCGTGTCGCCTGCTAGCCCGTCCGATCCCGGCACCCCGCCGATCAACGCGGCGGAAGAGCTGGAAATCCGGCGCCGTTCCGGAAAAACGGCGGCCATGGCCGGCCTGGGGCGGCATCGGGGAGGGAAGGAGAGAAACCCGTCTGCCGGCCCGCAGGCCTCAGGGCTGTCGCAGGGACACGCCTTTCATGCGGTCAGACGGAAATGGGTGGTGCGCGCGGCGCGGCGCTCATCAGAAGAACTGATGGCCTGAATGCGGCCGTATCCGCCACGAAACCTTCACCGGTCTCGATGAGGAGCGGCCTGCCGGTCATATCGGTGGGCTGCGGCAGCAGGATACCGGCCACGATCCGGCAAACCTCGCAGACGGGAACAATTGCGTGCCGGTCGGGGTGGGACTGGCCATCGTCGTGATCGAAAGTGTGGCAAATATCCGGCAGGCTGCCATCCGGCAGCATATAAGCGGAGATTTCAGTTCCAGTAAAACCGGCTTCTGCCACCGGCACGCGATGGGCGAAACCGATGGCGAACAGGGCAAGCGCGCACAGAATGCGCATCCCCTTCTGCCATGTCGTCGCCTTTGCGATCATTGCCGGAATCCCCGCCCGAACAGCCTCTGAAACTTGCCTTGCATCGCCACCCTGCCAATTCACCCGCGATGGACAGTTTACCGCAGCGCGGATCGTGAGACGGCGTGGGAACAATGTGCGGGAGCGCGCGTCCCGCGTCTGTGCGCCAGATCAAACAGCGCGTGTTTCGGTGATGCGGGATCACCGGAGACTTTGCGGTCTCCTCGCCCGTCTGGTGAGGAGGCGTTCCTTTGCCTCGCGGGCTCCTTCAGTGTCGGATACCGCGTCATCGCGGATTCTCGATCGCCTCCGTGATCAGTCGAATTCGCTCGCGAGCGCCATGGCGGTATATGTCGATCTTCATGCTCGCCGGTAGGGCGAGATGCATCAGGGCCCAGCTGGTCACCGCCTCCGGCTCATCGAGGGCGGCGAAGCGTTCTTCTTCGAATGCCGACGGTTTTTCCTGCGCTGTCCGGATCGCCTTCATGACCAATGCCCTGAATGTTTCAACCTCGGCGGCGCTGGCTTGCATGTCGGGCCTGGCGATCAAATCGAAGGCCACCTGTCCATCGGCGGATGTGGCTTTCACCATCACCGGCGTTTCGGGCGAAAATTCGATCCGCCCGCCTCGCTTCGGCATGAACGATGCGCCATTGATCCGGGCCAACACGCCAACCGGTTGATGCGCGAACGTCAGGACCCGAAACGCCCCCATCGCTTCGCGATAGCTCTCGTAATCGGCCTCGGTGGTTTCCAGCCGGTAGGTTTGGCCGGGAACCACGTCGTCGCCGGTCGCTGCCAGTCCGGGTAGCGAGCGGGTGCCCGGTTCGGCACTCTGCCACAGTCCGAAACCGGCATCCTGCGATCCGCCGGGCTTTGCCTGCCAGTCAGGCGCCTGCCGCAGATCCGGCAGGTTTTCAGCAATCGCGATCCCGGCAATATCGGCGACAGGATTGAAGCTGACCACATAGTCGGGAAGGTTCTTTGGAGCGCCGGGGCGCGATCTGGCGATTGCCCGCACATCGACGCGATAGGAGCCGTTCGGCAGGGAAAACCACCGGTCGGGAAAATCGGCGGGATCGTCCATCTTTTCCTCGCCGGGCAGCCCGTCGGTATTGTCGAGATAAACCTGGCCGTGCCTGACAATCAGCGGATAGCTCCAGTGCGCGCCGGCAAACTTGACCTCGGTGGCGGTCGGCTGGCCCATGGTCAGCCTGATCAGGAAACCACCATCCGACCCCGTTCCAAAACCGACGAGACGTCCGGCGGCGGACTCTTTCCTGTATGCGAAACTATAGGCGTACCAGGCGATAGGATCCGCCGCCCGGTGGGCAAGATCGTCCGGATGGAAAATGAGGAAACCGGCGACATCGGTGCCGATCTCGACCGTGCGATCGGCCGCCGTGGCGGGCGGCGCGACGAACAACAGCGATGCAATGGCGTGGATCAGTTTGCGCATGACGGTCTCCCTGCATTTATATCGGCATCTGTCCGGCGAGGTCCTGAGCGCCGGTCGAGATATATGCGTGTCCGGACCGCAACGGGTGCGGCGCATGAGGCGAAAGGCCATTTCAATTCTCATGATGTAACAGCCGCAGGTTTCATCGAACAGCCTTGCAGGCTAATCTATTGACGCAATGGTGCCGGGCGTTTCAGCGGCAATGCGCGTCCGGGGCCGTTTTGCGTCGTTTGATCCTTGTCGCCGCATTTATTTATGGGGCTGTTCGGACCACGAAAAAATCATCAAGGATGGCGAACCGGGGCGGAAGAAATGAAAGCAGAGCGTGTAAATCCCCTTCGTTACCTGGGGGTGATGACCGTTGGCGGCATTTGCGCCGCATTCGTGGATTTCGCAGTCGCTGTGGCCATGCCGGTGGACATGACGGCTGACCGCCTTCTCGATATCTGCGAAGCGCCCACGGTGCAGGCGGTGCTGGTCAAGGGTGACGAACTTGGCTGGCCGCGTATGACTGACGCGGAAACCGAGGATTGGCGCCGTCATTTCGTCGCCTATAATGGCGGTTCGGTTGAGGTCGTGGGCTGGCGTGGCGAAGCCGAGTCGTTGTCTTTCTGGATTGCCACTGGTCCGAACGGACACAAGGCATGCGCATATTCCACGGCGAGGCCCGCCGGTTTTCTGGATGCCTTGTCGAAGCGGCTTGGTGCACCGGATAATCTCGACAAGAATGACGCGATAGAAAGCACGATGGCCCGGTGGACGCGAAGCCCGGTCGAATATTCATTTGTTCAGGTGGGCGCGTCCGCCATCATCAATATTACCTCGGATGGCGGAGCGGGTCGTTGAAGAGACGGCGCAGGCTTCAGACGATCAGCCCTCTCAAGGGCTTGATGGCCTCCGAGCCCGGGAATACCGCCCTGTCAAGCATTGCGCTGCTCGCGCCGAGATGATCGATCGCCAGTCCCTTGATGATCGCCCTCAGATCGGTTGTGGGCGCAAGGTCGCGCCCGTCACGCAGTTGCGGCACCTTCAGGCCCGGCCAGTCGGCGATCACCCTGCCGCCGCGTATGCTGCCGCCCGCGAGAAAGGCGGTCGTCGCCGTTCCGTGGTCGGTGCCCTCCGTGCCGTTGATGCGCGCAGTCCGGCCGAATTCGGTGGCGACGAGGATCGCCGTGTCCTTCCATACCGGCCCCAGCTCCTGTTCAAAGGCGGCGAGCGCATTGTCGAGCCCGAGAAGAAGCTTCGACAGCCGATCGACTTCCTGCGCGTGCGTATCCCACCCTTCGAAGGCGAGGGCTGCGACACGCGGCCCTTCCGGGTGGGCGATCAACCGCGCCGCGCCACGCGCCATCTGTTCCATGCCGGCAGGGTCACCCGGTCCTCCGGTGGCCTTGATGTTAACGCCGGAAGCGATTTTGCCGGTCTGGATTCCTTCCGCGAGCAGGCCCGCCAGCATGGGGTCCGTCTGTCCGTAGAGATCGGCGAGGCGCGGCGCGAGATCGCCATCCGCGGGTTTGAGAATGGCGGGTGACCAGCCGAGGATCGGCGCCTTGCCGCGAATGACCAGCGGCGCGCTGGCGCCGACGGCAAGGCCGCGCAGGCCGCCGCCGGAAACAGGGTTGATGGTTTCACCGGCCGGCATTTGCTCAAGCAGCCGGTTCAGCCAGCCGGTCTCCACATGACCGGGCGTTGGAAATCCGGATTCGAGTACGTCCTGCCCGTCGAAATGCGAACGGTCGCGATATCCCGTCGCGCTGGCATGCACGATCGCTGCCTCGCCTTTTCTGTAAAGCCTCTGGAAGTTGCGAAGAGACGGGTGCAGGGCAAAAAAGCCGTCCAGTTCGAGCGCCGGATTGTCGCCTTCCGTCCGAAGGGCAATCTGCTGGCGCAGCGCTTCATAATCGGGGTCGCCGATGGGTGGCGCCGCCGTCAGTCCGTCAAGTGCGCCACGCAGGATAATGGTGACGAAACGCGGGTCGCGCCCGCCGGCCGCGTAGGCAAAGCGTGGCATGAAAGCCCAGGCGAACAGGGCGCCGCTCGCGCCGAGAACGGCACGGCGGGTTGGGGAAAGATGTTCACACAGCATGGTCAACGCCTCTGGAATTCGGGTGAAAGGAATGCGATCGTCAGTCCCTGCGCCTTGGTCTGCGCACGCTGGACGGCCTGCCTGGTTTCTTCGGACAAAAGTGGCCCCATCCGGTCTGCCATGAAACTGCGGGGGTCGACCGCATCGGATATCTGATGGGCAAAAAGACTGGCGGCATCGATGCGGGTCGCCAGCCCTTCCGACGATCCCCAGCCGGCGGTCACATCGGGAAAGCCGTTCGGCCCGGATGGATTCCACAGCGGCTGCCCCAGAGCCTTGAGCACCGACAGGATTTGCTCGGGTTTCGGCGTGATCCCGCTGGAGCGGATCATGGCCACCACAAAGTCCAGCGGCGGCCTGAGCTTGGTAAGGGCCGGGCTCCAGGACTGCTCGTCATCGATCATCGCCAGATAGGTGGCGGAAAGATCGCCATGGCTTTTGGTATAGGCGGCGGCCACCCTCGCCACCAGTTCCGGAGGCGGCTGGTCGCTCACGAAATATCGCACCAGCTTGTAGGCAAGGTGACGCGCTGTTGCCGGATGCCGGGCCAGATCACGCAATGCAGCGCGTCCCTGCTGTTCGCCGTTGTCGCCATAGGTGATGCCCAGCAGCGTCTGGTCGCCCGGCTCGTGATTGTTGTCGTTGAAATAGAAGCGGCCCATCGGACCGGGATGTTTTTCATCGCGATAGACACCCCAGCCGGTAATGATCCGGGCCAGCGAAGTCACGTCCGCCTGCGTGTAGCCGCCATCCACGCCGAGCGTATGAAGCTCCATGATTTCGCGCGCCAGATTTTCGTTGAGGCCGCGCTTGCCGTTCCTGTTGGCCCTCGAGTTCGGTCCGACCGATTGCTGGTTGTCGAGAAAGAACAGCATTGCCGGGTGGGTCTCGACCGCGATGAGCATCTCTTCGAAATTTCCGAAGAGATGCGGGCGAATTGCCTCCCGCTCGAAGGCGCCGGCCAGCATGTGGACATCGCCTCCCTTGCTGATCGCCACCGCGAAATGATTGGCCCAGAACATTGCCAACCGTTCGCCAAAACCGATCAGCGGCTGATGTATCGTGCCGTTGAAGCGGGCATCCGTCTCCGCAAGCAGGATTTGCTGGGGAAGATACGGTCTTTTCGAAGCGGGGGTCTCCGGTTTCGCCCCGGCCTGCATGCCCGGGTTGGGCGGCATACCCGCCTTGTCCATCGTATTTGCGGCCGTCGCCATTGCCTGCGATGACTGCCCCATGGATTTTTCAGCCTGCCCGGCTTCGCCGCCATTGGCGGAGGCTGTAACCACAGCCGGTCTTTCCCTTTCCGCCTTCACCTGCCGGTTATAATCGGCAAGTGCCGCAAGCAGGTCGGCGCTGGAGTGCAATCGGGCATTCACCGGCACGGGCGTGGCGCGTTCGGTGATTTCCAGACGCAGGAGATCGCGCGGGGCGTCGCTGATCGCGGCTATATCGCCTTCCCGTGCTCCAAGGCCAAAACGCCAGAGCGCCAGCGCTGCATCCGCATTCCGGGAGTTTGATACTTCTCTGGAATTTGACATGGCCGATACGAACTCCGTTTCGTTATCGACCCTTGAACGGCGGGCTGGCCGGAATTCTGTCGGTTTTCAAATGTGATTATTTCGTGGCAGGTTTCGGCGCCTCGCGGGCAAGCAGTCCCTCAGCCAGCTTGCGGCGTGCATCAAGGGAAAGCGTGCGTGAGAACTCCACCGCCTGCAGTTCCGTTGCCGTGCGCACGGCATATTCGGCCTTGCGGGCACGTTCCAGCGCGGTCGAAAGCGCGGCGGCATCGAAGTTCTCGGCACCCATCAGCGATGCGGCCTCGATGCGGGCCTGGCGTGCCTCAAGCGAGGTTTCCCGCATGGTCTTGCGTGCGTCGCTGAGGCTGCGTTGAAACGCTTCCTTCTCGGCTTTCGGCAATTGCTCGCCTGCGAGCGGCATGCGTGATATTGCGGCAGCGGTGTCGTTTTTCAGGTATGCGTAACCCGCTCCGGCGAAAGCACAGACAAGAAACGTGTTTACGCTCAGAAGAAGGATCGCCAGCCAGCGGAAGTTCTGTTCGCTCATTTCCCATCCTCGGCTATTTCGCTTTCACTCTGCAAATTTCCGAAAGCTGTTAACGTATCGCCCAGCGTCAGCGCCGGTGGCGGAGAAAGATTGACGACAGCGAGTGCGCCGGTCAGCGCGCCTGCGAGACTGATGCCGATCATACCGGCGCCCAGTCCGTATCTGACGAGGCGTTTACGTCGTGTGGTCCGGGAGCTTGCCTGCGCCAGGATACGTGCATGAAGGCGGGCGGAAGGGTCCGGCAAGCGGTAGGAGGATAATGCGGCATCGAGCCCCGTCGCCTCCAGGATCATGCGCCGGCCTTCTTCCGTCTGTGCAAACCCCGTTGCTTGCTCCCGATGTTCCAGCGGCCAGCGTTTGGGATCGGCGCCATAGGCCGACACAAGGTCGAAAAAAAACTGCCTGTCCATGGGCGTTCCACTTGTTCCGCTCATTCTTCGTGCCTCTTCAATATCGTGTGGAGCGCCCGGCGTCCGCGTGCGAGAAGGCTCTCAAGCGCATCCACGCTGATATGCATGACTTCGGCGGCCTCACGGTTCGACATCTCCTGGTAGTAGACCAGAATAATCGCCTCCCGCTGCCGGGCCGATATGGCTTGCAGGGCATGCGCGACGATATTGCCGTCGCTGCCCGCAAGGGCGTCCGAGCCATCCGGCAACGGACGCGTATCGATCTGTTCGGGCGGTTCCGAAACCGGTATTTCCCTGCGTTTTCGCAGCCTGTCATAGCAAAGATTGAGTGCGACGCGGTGGATCCATGTATCGAACTTCGCGCGGTCTCTCTGCCAGCTCCCGGCCTGCTTCCATATTCGCAGGAACGTCTCCTGCGCGATATCTTCCGCTTCCGCCTGGTCGCCCAGCATACGGGTTGCAAGTGCCATGATCCGCGGCAGTTTGGCCGTTATCAGGGCCTGCATCGCGCGGCTGCCACCCGCCGCGACCTCCATAAGCAAATCTGCGTCCGGGTCGTCTACCATTTATCAGGCTTTGCCTTCGTAACATCCTGTCTGGCAGGGGCGATCTTGAGGTAACGTGACAAACGGTTCAACGGTCGTGTCCGGTTTCTTTCCATTTTAACGCAGGCATATGCGAAAATCCGTCGCTGTTTTTTTACCGGCCGCCAAACATATTTGTCTTTTAAGGCATCCTTTGGCGTACCCGCGTTTATGATTTGAAGCGGCAGCGGCTTGGCCTTCGAAGCTTTTTGCGGTAGTCAGACCTGATGATAAAAGCCTCGAGTATCACCTGCATCTAGCTCCCGCCGCAGCGCGAGGAGCATCGAGCGAGAAGCCGGCCGGCTTCACGCTTGGCGTCGGCTTGCCTGAAGGCAGGCGAATGCGAACACATGCAGTGAGATTACCTCAATGGAAAATTATTTCGAAAGCCCCTTTCGGGGCATCACGCTCGACAGGCAGGTAAAGAACCCGAATCTCGTCGTCGGTAAATACAGCTATTATTCCGGCTATTATCACGGCCACAGCTTTGAAGATTGCGCCCGTTACCTGCTGCCGGATGAAGGCGCGGACAAGCTGGTGATCGGCAGCTTCTGCTCCATTGGCTCGGGCGCCGCCTTCATCATGGCGGGCAATCAGGGCCATCGGAACGAGTGGATCAGCACCTTCCCGTTCTTCTTCATGCCGGAAGTGCCGGAATTCGAGAAAGCGGAGAATGGCTATCTGCCGGCGGGCGACACCGTCATCGGCAATGATGTCTGGATAGGTTCGGAAGCGATCATCATGCCCGGCATCAAGATCGGCGATGGCGCCGTCATCGGGACCCGGGCGCTGGTGACGAAGGATGTCGAACCTTACGCCATCGTCGGCGGCAACCCCGCCAGAACCATCC is a genomic window containing:
- a CDS encoding DUF2946 family protein, whose amino-acid sequence is MIAKATTWQKGMRILCALALFAIGFAHRVPVAEAGFTGTEISAYMLPDGSLPDICHTFDHDDGQSHPDRHAIVPVCEVCRIVAGILLPQPTDMTGRPLLIETGEGFVADTAAFRPSVLLMSAAPRAPPISV
- a CDS encoding DUF6386 family protein, producing the protein MRKLIHAIASLLFVAPPATAADRTVEIGTDVAGFLIFHPDDLAHRAADPIAWYAYSFAYRKESAAGRLVGFGTGSDGGFLIRLTMGQPTATEVKFAGAHWSYPLIVRHGQVYLDNTDGLPGEEKMDDPADFPDRWFSLPNGSYRVDVRAIARSRPGAPKNLPDYVVSFNPVADIAGIAIAENLPDLRQAPDWQAKPGGSQDAGFGLWQSAEPGTRSLPGLAATGDDVVPGQTYRLETTEADYESYREAMGAFRVLTFAHQPVGVLARINGASFMPKRGGRIEFSPETPVMVKATSADGQVAFDLIARPDMQASAAEVETFRALVMKAIRTAQEKPSAFEEERFAALDEPEAVTSWALMHLALPASMKIDIYRHGARERIRLITEAIENPR
- a CDS encoding DUF1501 domain-containing protein, which produces MLCEHLSPTRRAVLGASGALFAWAFMPRFAYAAGGRDPRFVTIILRGALDGLTAAPPIGDPDYEALRQQIALRTEGDNPALELDGFFALHPSLRNFQRLYRKGEAAIVHASATGYRDRSHFDGQDVLESGFPTPGHVETGWLNRLLEQMPAGETINPVSGGGLRGLAVGASAPLVIRGKAPILGWSPAILKPADGDLAPRLADLYGQTDPMLAGLLAEGIQTGKIASGVNIKATGGPGDPAGMEQMARGAARLIAHPEGPRVAALAFEGWDTHAQEVDRLSKLLLGLDNALAAFEQELGPVWKDTAILVATEFGRTARINGTEGTDHGTATTAFLAGGSIRGGRVIADWPGLKVPQLRDGRDLAPTTDLRAIIKGLAIDHLGASSAMLDRAVFPGSEAIKPLRGLIV
- a CDS encoding DUF1800 family protein; this encodes MSNSREVSNSRNADAALALWRFGLGAREGDIAAISDAPRDLLRLEITERATPVPVNARLHSSADLLAALADYNRQVKAERERPAVVTASANGGEAGQAEKSMGQSSQAMATAANTMDKAGMPPNPGMQAGAKPETPASKRPYLPQQILLAETDARFNGTIHQPLIGFGERLAMFWANHFAVAISKGGDVHMLAGAFEREAIRPHLFGNFEEMLIAVETHPAMLFFLDNQQSVGPNSRANRNGKRGLNENLAREIMELHTLGVDGGYTQADVTSLARIITGWGVYRDEKHPGPMGRFYFNDNNHEPGDQTLLGITYGDNGEQQGRAALRDLARHPATARHLAYKLVRYFVSDQPPPELVARVAAAYTKSHGDLSATYLAMIDDEQSWSPALTKLRPPLDFVVAMIRSSGITPKPEQILSVLKALGQPLWNPSGPNGFPDVTAGWGSSEGLATRIDAASLFAHQISDAVDPRSFMADRMGPLLSEETRQAVQRAQTKAQGLTIAFLSPEFQRR
- a CDS encoding periplasmic heavy metal sensor, with translation MSEQNFRWLAILLLSVNTFLVCAFAGAGYAYLKNDTAAAISRMPLAGEQLPKAEKEAFQRSLSDARKTMRETSLEARQARIEAASLMGAENFDAAALSTALERARKAEYAVRTATELQAVEFSRTLSLDARRKLAEGLLAREAPKPATK
- a CDS encoding RNA polymerase sigma factor yields the protein MVDDPDADLLMEVAAGGSRAMQALITAKLPRIMALATRMLGDQAEAEDIAQETFLRIWKQAGSWQRDRAKFDTWIHRVALNLCYDRLRKRREIPVSEPPEQIDTRPLPDGSDALAGSDGNIVAHALQAISARQREAIILVYYQEMSNREAAEVMHISVDALESLLARGRRALHTILKRHEE
- the catB gene encoding type B chloramphenicol O-acetyltransferase — its product is MENYFESPFRGITLDRQVKNPNLVVGKYSYYSGYYHGHSFEDCARYLLPDEGADKLVIGSFCSIGSGAAFIMAGNQGHRNEWISTFPFFFMPEVPEFEKAENGYLPAGDTVIGNDVWIGSEAIIMPGIKIGDGAVIGTRALVTKDVEPYAIVGGNPARTIRKRFDDDDIACLLEMKWWEWPAERLKAAMPLMTGSNVPELYRFWQSGTL